The Mustelus asterias chromosome 18, sMusAst1.hap1.1, whole genome shotgun sequence genome has a window encoding:
- the nkx2.1 gene encoding homeobox protein Nkx-2.1 gives MSMSPKHTTPFSVSDILSPIEESYKKVGMDAAGNLGAHLTSYRQPQVSQPGMQQHPIGHNTPVPAATYHMSHGVPQLSHAAMGSYCNGNISNLGNMGELPAYQDTMRNSASAAGWYGTNPDPRFSSISRFMTPSSGMNMGGMGALGSLGDVGKPMAPLQSTPRRKRRVLFSQAQVYELERRFKQQKYLSAPEREHLASMIHLTPTQVKIWFQNHRYKMKRQAKDKAAQQHMQQDNSTCQQQQQSPRRVAVPVLVKDGKPCQGGVNAPTTTMQSQQQQSTNTSITVATNGTAHGPSQQANNIGQTSELGQTSGSPSSIQSHVTSLSHLNSSSSDYGTAMSCSTLLYGRTW, from the exons ATGTCGATGAGCCCCAAGCATACTACGCCCTTCTCAGTTTCAGATATTTTGAGCCCCATCGAGGAGAGCTACAAGAAAGTTGGCATGGACGCAGCGGGTAATCTCGGAGCTCACTTGACAAGTTACCGGCAGCCCCAGGTCTCCCAGCCGGGTATGCAACAACACCCGATCGGACATAATACGCCGGTCCCCGCGGCCACCTACCACATGTCACACGGGGTCCCCCAGCTTTCACACGCTGCTATGGGAAGCTACTGCAACGGCAATATTAGCAATCTTGGCAACATGGGCGAGCTTCCTGCTTACCAAGATACCATGAGGAACAGTGCAAGCGCGGCAGGCTGGTACGGGACAAATCCCGATCCACGCTTTTCATCCA TTTCTCGCTTCATGACCCCGTCCTCAGGAATGAACATGGGTGGAATGGGCGCTTTGGGTTCTCTTGGCGACGTTGGCAAACCCATGGCTCCACTCCAGAGCACACCTCGGCGAAAGCGCAGAGTGCTTTTCTCGCAAGCCCAGGTTTATGAGTTAGAGAGGCGCTTCAAGCAGCAGAAATACCTCTCAGCCCCAGAAAGGGAACATTTGGCCAGTATGATCCATCTCACGCCCACTCAGGTGAAGATTTGGTTCCAGAACCACCGCTATAAGATGAAGCGGCAAGCTAAAGACAAGGCAGCTCAGCAGCACATGCAGCAGGACAACAGCACTTGCCAACAGCAGCAACAATCTCCGAGGAGAGtagctgtgcctgtcctggttAAAGATGGCAAACCATGTCAAGGAGGTGTCAATGCCCCAACCACGACCATGCAGAGCCAGCAACAGCAATCTACCAACACATCAATCACGGTGGCTACCAATGGCACTGCTCATGGCCCAAGTCAGCAAGCAAATAACATAGGCCAGACATCGGAATTAGGACAAACCTCAGGAAGTCCTTCGTCTATTCAAAGCCACGTCACTAGCTTGTCTCACCTAAACTCTTCTAGTTCTGATTATGGTACAGCCATGTCATGCTCTACCTTGCTGTATGGTAGGACCTGGTGA